The genomic window CGGCCGGGCCGCTCGCGCAGCTCTACGTGCTCGCGCACGAGTACGGCCACCACGTGCAGCAGATCACCGGCGTCTTCGACCGCTACCCGAACAACGGCTCGGGCCCCGACAGCAACGGGGTGCGCACCGAGCTGCAGGCGGACTGCTTCGCCGGTGCGTGGGTCGCCGATCTGCCGCAGCAGGTCGACGAGAACAGCGTGCCCTTCATGAAGGAACCCACGCAGGAGCAGATCCGCGACGCGCTCGCCGCGGCCGCGACCGTCGGCGACGACAACATCCAGCGGCAGTCCGGGGGGACCGTGAACCCCGAGAGCTGGACCCACGGTTCGAGCGAGCAGCGCCAGCGCTGGTTCGACGTCGGCTACGAGGACGGCGTGTCCTCGTGCGACACCTTCTCGGCATCAGGAGCTGAATTGTGAGCCACACGCACCTCGACGGCATCCTCTACCCGCCCATCGAGCCGTACGAGACCGGCGAGCTGCTCGTCGGCGAGGGCAACCGCGTGTACTGGGAGCAGTCCGGCAACCCACAGGGCAAGCCCGTCGTGTTCCTCCACGGCGGGCCCGGCGGCGGAACGGCGCCCTGGCATCGGCGGTTCTTCGACCCAGAGGTCTACCGCATCGTGCTGTTCGACCAGCGCGGATGCGGACGCTCCACGCCGCACGCCGCTGCCCCCGAGGCCGACCTCCGCCACAACACCACGTGGCACCTCGTCGCCGACATCGATCTGCTGCGCCGCACCCTCGGCATCGACCGGTGGATGGTCTTCGGCGGATCGTGGGGCAGCACCCTCGCGCTGGCGTACGCCGAGGCCCACCCGCACACCGTCAGCGAGCTGGTGCTGCGCGGCATCTTCACGCTGCGCGCCCATGAGCTGGAGTGGTTCTACGAAGGCGGGGCATCGGCGCTCTTCCCCGACCTGTGGGAGCAGTTCATCGCCCCGATCCCCGTGCTCGAGCGCGCGCGCATGATCGAGGCGTACCACCGGCGGCTGTCGGACCCCGACCCGGCCGTGCACGGCCCGGCAGGGCTCGCGTGGACTCGGTGGGAGGCGTCGACGGTCACGCTGCTGCCCGACGAAGAGCTCGTGGCATCCATGTCGGATCCCGCTTCGGCGACGGCGTTCGCGCGCATCGAGAACCACTATTTCCTCAACCGAGGGTGGTTGCGCGAGGGGCAGCTGATCGCCGATGTCGGTGCGATCCGCCACATCCCCGGCGTCATCGTTCAGGGCCGTTACGACGTGTGCACGCCCATGATGACCGCGTGGGACCTGCACCGGGCGTGGCCCGAGGCCGAGTTCGTGATGGTGCCGGATGCCGGGCATTCGGCCGCCGAGCCCGGGATCGCCGCCGCGCTCCGCGCCGCGACCGACCGGTTCGCCGCGGGTGACGGGTTCGCCGCGGGTGACGTCGGGGGCGAGTAGCCCACACGGTGGGGCCTGCCGGCGGGCCGGCGTGCGCTCGGGCGTTCGGTCGGCAACGCCCCCGGCTACGCCCCGAAGGCCTGCAGCAGGGTCGCCGACAGGCGCACGGGGTTGCCGTCCATGCGGAACCGTGTGAGCCCCTCGCTCACCGCGGCGCCGGTGCGGGCCGACACGAACCACGGCGGCTTCGGCAGCACCGAGGGCCGCCCGCCCGCGGCGAGGTTCGCCGGTGCGACCGAGCGCGGGAAGGGCCGGAAGGGCCCGCGCACGACGCTCCGCTCCACCCGGTCGAGCAGCCGAGCGTTGTGCACGACGCCGATGCCGCTGGGGGCATCGGCGAGGGTCCCGCCGGGGTAGGCCCCCCACGAGCACGTGGGGGTGAGGAACCCGAGCGCCGTCCAGGCATTGATCGCAACGGTGCCGTACCGCAGCTCGGCGATGGCCTGCTCGAACGCGTCCCCCAGGGCCGCTTGCGTCACCGGGTCGACGATCACGTTCGCGCCGAGCGTGCCGGTGAGCTCGGTGTTGGCGTGCGCGACCGCCGCGTCGACGAAGTCCTGCCCGAGGCCGGGAAGCTCCACGACGCCCAGCACCGGGGCGAAGTACTCGGTGGTCTGCACGGGCGCGGCATCCGTCGCCGCCGCCTCGATCAGCACCCGCGAGCCGTCGCCCATGCGCTGGGAGCCGGGATGGGCGGATGCCGCGTCGTCCACCCCCGCCTGCGCGCCGGGGTACCAGACGGGCCGGGCGGGAGCGGCGTCGTATGCCTCTCGCAGCGCCGCGAGGAACGCCTCGCGCTGCGGCCAGTCCGCGCTGAGCAGCACCACCTGGCCGGCGATGCAGTTGTGCCCGCTGTTGTAGAGCCGCATGGTCACGACGTGCTCGGCCTGGAAGCGCAGGTCCGCTTCGGACCATTCGCCCGGCACGACGATGATGGGCGAGACCCCGCCCAGCTCTGCGGTGATGGGTGTCGTCAGACGCGGTACACCGGTCTCGCGACGCTGGGCGGCATCCTCGCCGGAGCCCCACACGATCGCCTCGAACGTCGTGATCGACCCGGTGATGTGCACGTGGTCGATGCCGGGATGCGTCGTCAGGTACGCGCCGACGTCGCCGGCGCCGCGCACGATGCGCAGCATTCCGGCACCGATCAGCGGGGCGAGTGCCCGCTCGTAGACGGGCACCAGGTCGTCCTGCGTGGGGTTGACCTTCAGCAGCGCGACGCGGTTGAACGCGAGCAGCTCGTACAGCACGTCGAGGAACGGGATGGCCGTGACGTTGCCGGCGCCGAGCACGAGGCCGACACCGCCCGCGTCGGCCCCGGGCAGCTGTCCGAGGCCCGCCGTTCGGGCGGCCTCGGCCGCGGTCACTCCGGGCTGCAGCCACACTTCGCCGGTGTACCCCGACAGCAGCAGGCGGTCGATGGGTGCGGTCGGCAGCACGTGCACGCGCACCCGGCCGCCGGGCGCTTCGTCGACCCGCAGGTCGTCGAGGGGGCTTGCCCCGCGCGCGAGCGCGCCGAGGGTGTCGGTGTACGCGTCCAGCGCGACGAGCGCCGCGTACGGGCCCGAGAGCCACTCCTCGCCCCGCAGTGGATGCCCGGGCTCGAGGCCCTTGGACGTCGAGGCGACGTCGGCCCATTCCTCCGCGACGGCGACGACTGCCGCGCGGATGCGCCGCAGCAGCGTGCGCCGCTGGGGCAGCGTCAGCTTTCCCCAGAGCGTGGAGCCGGTGCGCAGGTCGTCGATGGCGGCATCCAGGCGCGCGCGGTCCCCCTCGGGCAGGCCCGGATCGGCGTCGCGGGCGGGGGACTCAGCGGATGCCACGGGGTGCACTCCTCGGTTCGGGATGTCCAGCATAGGTCGCGGGTGACGGCTGCCCGGGGAGGGGAACGTGCGCCCGCCCGGGGGAGACCGTCGCCTCGCGGCGGCGCGCGCCCGAGTCCTCAGATCAGGGACAGCTCGCGCAGCTTGGCCTCGACGTCGATGTCGGCGGGCTCGACGTGGTGTGTGGCGTCGGGGTACACCACGACCGGGATGTTCGTGCGCCCGGAGATCTCGCGCGCGACGTCGGCCGCTGCGGGGTCGGCCTCGAGGTCGATGTACTCGTAGTCCACGCCGAGGACGTCGAGCTGGGCCTTCGTGCGACGGCAGTCGCGGCACCAGTCGGCGCCGAACATCGTGATGGTGGCGGGCTTGTCGGTCATGCCATCAGCCTACGGCCGCTGCCTGGGCGCGGCCCGGAACCTCAGGGATCGGCGTGCTGTCCGACGGCCTGCGGCGCGCGCGTCGCGGCGGCGGTCGCTGCGCGACGCGGGGCGTAGACGACGAGGGCGTGGAACACGAAGCGCACGACGAAGGCGGCCACCAGGGTGAGGGCGGCGGCGAACACGGCGGAGAGGTGGGTGCCCTCCACCAGCAGCCACATCACCGGGATGCGGATGAGCGCTTCGGCGTTGTTGAAGGTGAATGACTTCAGGAATCGGTGTCGCATGAGCCCCGACTCCGACCGCATGTCGGCGAAGACGAGGTATTCCAGCAGCAGGAAGTTGCCGATGATCGTCAACTCGCTCGCGATGACGGCGGCCACGACGTATTCGACGCCCAGGCGCATGAGGCCCCACATGATCACGAGG from Microbacterium sp. zg-Y625 includes these protein-coding regions:
- a CDS encoding glutaredoxin family protein translates to MTDKPATITMFGADWCRDCRRTKAQLDVLGVDYEYIDLEADPAAADVAREISGRTNIPVVVYPDATHHVEPADIDVEAKLRELSLI
- a CDS encoding aldehyde dehydrogenase family protein, whose protein sequence is MASAESPARDADPGLPEGDRARLDAAIDDLRTGSTLWGKLTLPQRRTLLRRIRAAVVAVAEEWADVASTSKGLEPGHPLRGEEWLSGPYAALVALDAYTDTLGALARGASPLDDLRVDEAPGGRVRVHVLPTAPIDRLLLSGYTGEVWLQPGVTAAEAARTAGLGQLPGADAGGVGLVLGAGNVTAIPFLDVLYELLAFNRVALLKVNPTQDDLVPVYERALAPLIGAGMLRIVRGAGDVGAYLTTHPGIDHVHITGSITTFEAIVWGSGEDAAQRRETGVPRLTTPITAELGGVSPIIVVPGEWSEADLRFQAEHVVTMRLYNSGHNCIAGQVVLLSADWPQREAFLAALREAYDAAPARPVWYPGAQAGVDDAASAHPGSQRMGDGSRVLIEAAATDAAPVQTTEYFAPVLGVVELPGLGQDFVDAAVAHANTELTGTLGANVIVDPVTQAALGDAFEQAIAELRYGTVAINAWTALGFLTPTCSWGAYPGGTLADAPSGIGVVHNARLLDRVERSVVRGPFRPFPRSVAPANLAAGGRPSVLPKPPWFVSARTGAAVSEGLTRFRMDGNPVRLSATLLQAFGA
- the pip gene encoding prolyl aminopeptidase, with translation MSHTHLDGILYPPIEPYETGELLVGEGNRVYWEQSGNPQGKPVVFLHGGPGGGTAPWHRRFFDPEVYRIVLFDQRGCGRSTPHAAAPEADLRHNTTWHLVADIDLLRRTLGIDRWMVFGGSWGSTLALAYAEAHPHTVSELVLRGIFTLRAHELEWFYEGGASALFPDLWEQFIAPIPVLERARMIEAYHRRLSDPDPAVHGPAGLAWTRWEASTVTLLPDEELVASMSDPASATAFARIENHYFLNRGWLREGQLIADVGAIRHIPGVIVQGRYDVCTPMMTAWDLHRAWPEAEFVMVPDAGHSAAEPGIAAALRAATDRFAAGDGFAAGDVGGE